A region of Maridesulfovibrio sp. DNA encodes the following proteins:
- a CDS encoding LptA/OstA family protein, which produces MSCRPVSAFFYSALIGVVLFLALFLVSPAAHAYDKSELKITRTIANVRAKPDLKAPVVWVLSPAESFLIGKAQGNWLPVFPVSDVKDASPVGYVSNKVVVPAPADGPVVDWGDIRYVGKDLKYYLERTVKSSTGGMLKSGDKIKVGFLRDGWYAVFKADAKVVSEAEAIGYVQQSAVDLINDEARIRYAVRRINVIEKPVATSRAVGVLSPGHRAQVGDEKGGMYALFRIDTMVKKDTPVWGYAWGPFLAPYPENLEKAQMAGIDARKAEIKAEKDRKAQAEVKRDSELAAMEEAMDEMLLAPVKTKTMYATAVLNVRSEPDAKSLIVDKLEFGEAVSVGQEEGKWFPVFKPGEKNELKRVGYVFGTYLKAEAPVMKKEEPRKKRVPGGPDEVPIKITSTKMTFSENRNRITFSGNVKVVRLDVTLTSDTLTAHLRPDGDSLSDTQDKIKKIVAGGNVKVVMKKRKGHCDELTYVVGDSIIYMKGNAELQDGPNNIQGAEIKFYLKDNRAEVVGGSKPIEAIFYTPKNVSP; this is translated from the coding sequence TTGAGCTGCAGGCCCGTATCGGCTTTTTTTTATTCTGCCTTAATTGGTGTGGTGCTTTTTCTGGCTCTTTTTCTGGTCAGCCCGGCTGCGCATGCTTACGATAAATCTGAACTGAAAATTACCCGGACAATAGCCAACGTCCGCGCAAAACCGGACCTTAAGGCTCCGGTGGTTTGGGTGCTTTCTCCGGCGGAAAGTTTTCTGATCGGCAAAGCACAGGGGAACTGGCTTCCTGTTTTTCCTGTCTCTGATGTAAAAGACGCTTCTCCGGTCGGCTATGTGTCCAACAAGGTAGTTGTTCCAGCCCCTGCCGACGGTCCTGTCGTGGACTGGGGTGATATTCGCTATGTGGGCAAAGATCTTAAATATTATTTGGAGCGTACAGTTAAGTCCTCCACCGGGGGCATGCTCAAGTCCGGAGATAAGATTAAGGTCGGTTTTTTGCGGGACGGCTGGTATGCAGTTTTCAAGGCCGATGCAAAAGTGGTTTCCGAAGCGGAAGCCATCGGATATGTACAGCAGTCTGCCGTTGATTTAATTAACGACGAAGCCCGGATTCGCTACGCTGTGCGGCGTATTAATGTGATTGAGAAGCCTGTGGCTACTTCCAGAGCTGTCGGGGTGCTCAGCCCCGGACACCGCGCTCAGGTGGGAGATGAAAAAGGCGGCATGTATGCCCTTTTCCGCATTGATACCATGGTCAAGAAGGATACTCCGGTTTGGGGTTATGCCTGGGGACCTTTTCTCGCACCGTATCCTGAAAATCTGGAAAAAGCCCAGATGGCCGGAATAGATGCCCGTAAAGCCGAGATCAAGGCTGAAAAAGATCGCAAGGCGCAGGCGGAAGTAAAGAGGGACAGTGAGTTGGCTGCCATGGAAGAAGCCATGGACGAAATGTTGCTTGCTCCGGTGAAGACCAAAACCATGTATGCTACCGCAGTGCTCAACGTCCGCTCCGAACCCGATGCCAAATCCCTCATAGTTGATAAGCTTGAATTTGGTGAAGCTGTGAGCGTCGGGCAGGAGGAAGGGAAATGGTTTCCTGTCTTCAAGCCCGGAGAGAAGAATGAACTTAAGCGAGTAGGGTATGTCTTTGGTACTTACCTCAAAGCGGAAGCTCCGGTTATGAAAAAAGAGGAACCGCGGAAGAAACGTGTTCCCGGCGGTCCTGATGAAGTGCCTATCAAGATAACTTCCACCAAAATGACATTCAGCGAAAATCGTAACAGGATCACTTTTTCCGGTAATGTAAAGGTTGTTCGTCTGGATGTTACCCTGACTTCCGATACTCTTACCGCTCATCTCAGACCGGACGGAGATTCTCTTTCCGATACTCAGGACAAGATTAAAAAAATCGTGGCCGGTGGCAACGTCAAGGTTGTTATGAAAAAGCGCAAAGGACATTGCGATGAGTTGACCTATGTGGTCGGTGATTCCATTATTTACATGAAAGGGAATGCTGAATTACAGGACGGCCCCAACAATATTCAGGGTGCTGAAATCAAATTTTACCTGAAGGATAACCGTGCCGAGGTTGTCGGCGGCAGCAAACCCATTGAGGCAATTTTCTATACTCCGAAAAATGTCTCACCGTAG
- the lptB gene encoding LPS export ABC transporter ATP-binding protein, whose product MSSIIAKKLVKNYGPKEVVRGIGLTVREGEVVGLLGPNGAGKTTTFYMLVGVVKPTSGDVYFNKKPITTLPLHERARLGLSYLPQESSIFKKLSVRKNLEIIIEHTGLSGKNIPKRADELLDQLGILRLADQKAMYLSGGERRRLEIARAMINNPKFILLDEPFAGIDPIAVIDIQDIISSLKDMGLGILISDHNVRETLSICDRAYLVYEGRVILNGSPENIVKNTKARRLYLGDSFSL is encoded by the coding sequence ATGTCTTCGATTATCGCCAAGAAACTTGTCAAAAACTACGGACCTAAAGAGGTTGTCCGCGGAATCGGGCTGACAGTGCGCGAGGGCGAGGTCGTAGGGCTGCTTGGACCTAACGGGGCCGGCAAAACTACTACATTTTATATGCTTGTAGGTGTGGTGAAACCAACTTCCGGAGATGTCTATTTCAATAAAAAGCCCATCACCACACTGCCTTTGCATGAGCGGGCACGCCTTGGTCTCAGCTATCTGCCGCAGGAGAGTTCTATTTTTAAAAAACTTTCCGTACGTAAGAATCTTGAGATAATCATCGAGCATACCGGACTCTCTGGTAAAAATATTCCTAAAAGGGCGGATGAGTTGTTGGATCAGCTCGGCATCCTGCGTCTTGCGGACCAGAAGGCCATGTATCTTTCCGGCGGTGAACGCCGACGCCTTGAGATAGCAAGAGCCATGATCAATAATCCTAAATTTATTCTGCTTGATGAGCCCTTTGCGGGTATCGACCCAATTGCGGTTATTGATATTCAGGATATTATTTCTTCGCTTAAGGATATGGGGCTCGGGATTCTTATTTCCGACCATAACGTTCGTGAAACCCTTTCCATTTGTGACCGCGCATATCTTGTTTATGAGGGACGGGTTATCCTTAACGGTTCGCCGGAAAATATTGTGAAGAATACCAAGGCGCGCAGGCTGTATCTTGGAGACAGTTTCAGCCTTTAA
- the rpoN gene encoding RNA polymerase factor sigma-54, with product MGLELRQQLKLTQQLVMTPQLQQAIKLLQLSRLELVDSVHQELMENPILEEADAQERTDAADADAGTATAEEAQISKEAEWENYLGEFSSTSKQSASRESEAYEDGTSFEARLTKTTSLEGHLHWQMCLSDFTEKEIAIGECLIGNLSSGGFLRIDLEEVCETCYAEIEEVEKVLYRIQRFDPVGVAAQTPQECLLIQLEALKLDDDPILVSLVRDHLDDLEKKRYKPLARKFKLSMEDLKSYLDLMQTLDPLPGASFSSGDSFYVSPDAYVYEYDGDFVIVLNEDGLPKLQMNAFYVETLASTKGEDKEYFQDKMRSAQWLMKSLYQRQRTLYKVLESIVRFQRDFFAKGVTKLKPLILKEVAEDIEMHESTVSRITTNKYVSTPHGIFELKFFFNSALGLDDGSQVGSESVKATIKKLISEEDGKKPLSDEKIAEILKEKLEVNIARRTVAKYRTAMGILSSSKRKKVF from the coding sequence ATGGGATTGGAACTTAGACAACAATTAAAGCTTACTCAACAGCTGGTCATGACTCCCCAGTTGCAGCAGGCGATCAAGTTGTTGCAGCTTTCCCGCTTGGAGCTGGTGGATTCTGTCCATCAGGAACTAATGGAGAATCCTATTCTTGAAGAAGCTGATGCGCAGGAGAGAACTGATGCTGCTGATGCTGATGCAGGCACCGCTACTGCAGAAGAAGCCCAGATTTCCAAGGAAGCCGAGTGGGAAAACTATCTCGGTGAATTTTCCAGTACTTCCAAGCAGTCCGCGTCCCGTGAATCTGAAGCTTATGAAGATGGGACTTCCTTTGAAGCCCGTCTGACCAAGACTACTTCACTTGAGGGACATCTGCACTGGCAGATGTGTCTTTCTGATTTTACTGAAAAGGAAATAGCCATCGGCGAATGTCTTATCGGTAATTTAAGTTCCGGCGGTTTTTTACGGATTGACTTGGAAGAAGTATGCGAAACATGCTATGCTGAAATCGAAGAAGTAGAAAAGGTGCTCTACCGCATCCAGCGTTTCGACCCTGTAGGTGTGGCGGCACAGACTCCGCAGGAGTGTCTGCTTATTCAGCTTGAAGCCCTTAAGCTTGACGATGATCCGATTCTGGTCTCGCTGGTCCGGGACCATCTGGATGATCTGGAAAAGAAGCGCTACAAGCCGCTGGCAAGAAAATTTAAGCTCAGTATGGAGGACTTGAAGAGCTATCTGGACTTGATGCAGACGCTCGACCCCCTGCCTGGGGCAAGTTTTTCAAGTGGAGACTCTTTCTATGTCAGCCCTGATGCTTATGTTTATGAATATGACGGTGATTTTGTCATTGTCTTAAACGAAGACGGTCTTCCCAAGCTGCAGATGAATGCATTCTATGTGGAGACACTCGCATCAACCAAGGGAGAAGATAAGGAATATTTTCAGGATAAGATGCGTTCCGCACAATGGCTGATGAAGAGCCTGTACCAGCGTCAACGTACCTTATACAAAGTTCTTGAATCCATAGTGAGATTTCAGCGCGATTTTTTCGCCAAAGGTGTCACCAAGCTTAAGCCGCTTATTCTCAAGGAAGTGGCGGAAGACATCGAAATGCATGAATCCACTGTGAGCCGAATTACAACAAATAAATATGTTTCGACTCCGCATGGAATTTTCGAACTTAAGTTCTTTTTTAACAGTGCGCTCGGTCTGGATGACGGGTCTCAGGTCGGTTCCGAGTCCGTCAAGGCGACGATCAAGAAGTTGATCAGCGAAGAAGACGGAAAGAAACCACTCAGCGATGAGAAGATAGCTGAGATTCTCAAAGAGAAGCTGGAAGTCAATATCGCCAGAAGGACCGTAGCTAAGTACAGGACTGCAATGGGGATACTCTCCTCATCCAAAAGGAAGAAGGTATTCTGA
- the hpf gene encoding ribosome hibernation-promoting factor, HPF/YfiA family, with protein sequence MNVAFTFKNFDASEHLKEYANSRFSKLVKYVSNPDNTDMQVNLSVDKFRHVAEVVFASDHLHVSAYEVSEDMYSTVDMVLDKLEAQLRRANEKMRSHRRKETAPARMDILSYAEEEYKEPVIVESDSFVPKPMSVDEAAEQLQTLDHEFLVFRNADNETINVIYRRNNGDFGLIDPGY encoded by the coding sequence ATGAACGTAGCATTTACTTTTAAGAACTTCGACGCGTCCGAACATCTTAAGGAATATGCAAACTCTCGTTTCTCCAAGTTGGTAAAGTACGTTAGTAATCCTGACAATACTGACATGCAGGTGAACCTGTCTGTTGATAAGTTCAGGCATGTTGCGGAAGTTGTCTTCGCCTCCGACCATCTGCATGTCTCAGCTTATGAAGTGTCCGAAGATATGTATTCCACCGTGGATATGGTTTTGGACAAGCTTGAAGCACAGCTTCGCCGTGCTAATGAAAAGATGAGGAGCCACAGGCGTAAGGAAACTGCTCCTGCCCGTATGGATATCCTCAGCTATGCGGAGGAAGAGTACAAGGAGCCGGTAATTGTGGAATCCGACTCTTTTGTTCCCAAGCCCATGAGCGTTGATGAAGCTGCCGAGCAGCTGCAGACCCTTGATCATGAATTCCTCGTATTCCGCAATGCGGACAACGAAACCATAAACGTAATATACCGTCGTAATAACGGCGACTTCGGTTTAATTGACCCAGGATACTAA
- a CDS encoding PTS sugar transporter subunit IIA codes for MNITDNLAKDLIVHELKASDKSEVLKEMVSTLKDAGLDVDVENALKVLNDREKLGTTGIGDGIAIPHGKLEGLEEIVVVVGRSSEGVDFESLDMQPCKIFFMVLAPEQGAGAHLKVLAQISRQLKDEAFRQAFIETVDKDELLRLLGVA; via the coding sequence ATGAATATAACTGATAATCTGGCGAAGGACCTTATAGTACATGAACTGAAGGCCTCTGATAAGAGTGAAGTTCTGAAAGAAATGGTTTCCACCCTGAAGGACGCAGGTCTGGATGTGGATGTGGAAAATGCCCTGAAGGTCCTTAATGATCGTGAAAAACTCGGAACAACCGGAATCGGGGATGGCATAGCCATCCCCCATGGTAAACTGGAAGGTCTTGAAGAGATTGTAGTTGTGGTCGGCCGCTCAAGTGAGGGTGTCGACTTCGAATCTCTGGACATGCAGCCGTGTAAAATATTCTTTATGGTACTGGCCCCCGAGCAGGGGGCCGGTGCTCATTTGAAGGTACTGGCGCAGATATCCCGGCAACTTAAAGATGAGGCGTTCCGGCAGGCTTTCATAGAGACTGTGGATAAGGATGAGCTCCTTAGACTCCTCGGTGTTGCATAA
- the rapZ gene encoding RNase adapter RapZ gives MVDVDSFPVIVVSGLSGAGKSTVLKVFEDLRFFCVDGLPASMLPRLVELFNTRDNAYRGLVLGMDLRQLEFSVDWEATREELTSKGYRPSILYLEARLPELVRRYATTRRLHPLESRDIGLEQALEKEKEILGEVRQQADLVIDTTTYSIHDLRRRIQEKWAELSEKTRGLRVHVMSFGFKHDVPTAADMVMDLRFLPNPYFEEDLRPLSGQDKAISDYVLGTEPGSIFIEKYLDFLQYVLPLYEAEGRYRLTIAVGCTGGRHRSVATAERIFATLKDNGYSVSLEHKHIHLK, from the coding sequence GTGGTTGATGTGGATTCCTTTCCGGTGATTGTTGTAAGCGGTCTTTCCGGGGCCGGCAAATCTACTGTACTGAAAGTCTTCGAGGATCTACGTTTTTTTTGTGTGGACGGTTTGCCCGCCAGTATGCTTCCGCGTCTGGTTGAATTGTTCAACACCCGCGACAATGCTTATCGTGGGCTTGTACTGGGTATGGATTTGCGGCAGCTGGAATTCAGCGTTGACTGGGAAGCCACCCGTGAGGAGCTGACTTCTAAAGGCTATCGCCCGAGTATTCTCTATCTTGAGGCCCGCCTACCTGAACTGGTTCGTCGGTACGCTACCACCCGCCGCCTGCATCCGCTTGAATCAAGAGATATCGGGCTTGAACAGGCTCTTGAAAAAGAGAAAGAAATTCTTGGTGAAGTCCGTCAGCAGGCTGATCTGGTTATTGATACAACGACTTATTCCATCCATGACCTGCGCCGCAGGATTCAGGAAAAATGGGCCGAGTTGAGTGAAAAGACTCGTGGATTACGCGTTCATGTCATGTCTTTTGGGTTCAAGCATGATGTGCCTACTGCAGCGGATATGGTCATGGACCTGCGGTTTTTGCCAAATCCATACTTTGAAGAAGATCTTAGACCTTTGTCCGGTCAGGATAAGGCTATTTCCGATTACGTACTCGGCACGGAACCGGGGTCAATTTTTATTGAGAAATATCTCGATTTCCTTCAATATGTGCTTCCCCTTTACGAGGCGGAGGGGAGATACAGGTTGACCATCGCTGTAGGTTGCACCGGTGGAAGACACAGGTCTGTTGCTACAGCTGAAAGGATATTTGCAACTCTTAAGGATAATGGTTATTCTGTCTCACTTGAGCATAAGCATATTCATTTGAAATAG
- a CDS encoding PTS sugar transporter subunit IIA, translating into MGIESSKNGIVLVTHGNFGQALIEAAELIVGPQEGVISLSVDVSQGIDAAVESLKSNIAEVNNGNGVLILTDMFGGTPTNLSLSLLQGDDIEVVTGVSLPMLLKAFQKRNESLQKMAEEVSKAAAKGIVIAGEMLRKRTSKG; encoded by the coding sequence ATGGGCATAGAATCAAGCAAAAACGGAATAGTTCTCGTTACACATGGTAACTTCGGACAGGCTCTTATCGAAGCCGCTGAATTAATAGTAGGTCCGCAGGAAGGTGTGATTTCGCTCAGTGTGGATGTCTCTCAGGGTATCGATGCTGCCGTGGAGTCTTTGAAAAGCAACATCGCCGAAGTTAATAATGGTAACGGGGTCCTGATTCTTACCGATATGTTCGGAGGAACACCCACCAATCTGAGCTTATCCCTCTTGCAGGGGGATGATATCGAAGTGGTTACCGGGGTTAGTCTGCCTATGCTTCTGAAGGCATTTCAGAAGCGTAATGAATCTTTGCAGAAGATGGCTGAAGAAGTCAGCAAGGCAGCGGCCAAGGGTATTGTCATTGCCGGCGAAATGCTGCGAAAACGAACTTCTAAAGGATAG
- a CDS encoding PTS sugar transporter subunit IIB gives MMWVRIDNRLVHGQIIETWLPYTHAKNIIVANDAVAGDDLQKQIMSLAIPQSVNCSFCSVDDLNDMAMALRDGNGSTIILFSSCADVRRALDSGFRFSTVNIGNIHYGPGKKQISPSVALSSDDESCLHYFKGQGIELDFRCVPNDPVQVRFS, from the coding sequence GTGATGTGGGTGAGAATTGATAACCGTCTTGTTCATGGGCAGATTATTGAAACATGGCTCCCGTACACCCACGCGAAGAATATTATCGTGGCTAACGATGCTGTCGCTGGGGATGATTTACAGAAGCAGATTATGTCTCTGGCTATTCCCCAATCTGTAAACTGCTCTTTCTGTTCCGTTGATGATTTGAATGATATGGCTATGGCCCTGAGAGATGGAAACGGCAGTACTATAATTCTTTTTTCTTCCTGTGCCGATGTGCGCCGGGCTCTGGACTCCGGTTTTCGGTTTAGTACCGTCAATATCGGTAATATCCATTACGGTCCTGGTAAAAAACAGATTTCACCCAGCGTGGCATTGAGCTCCGATGATGAATCTTGCCTTCATTACTTTAAAGGACAGGGAATTGAGCTTGATTTTCGTTGCGTTCCCAATGATCCCGTCCAGGTGAGGTTTTCATGA
- a CDS encoding PTS sugar transporter subunit IIC: protein MFSLFRFTFNPGLLERPLVVGALWGAVTGDVATSLKIAVFFELFWLDNIPAGTYIPPHILAPTFAALALTTSFAFTEARQVMVILLACLPLARIGAWLDSSLRQWHNRGHNRLIGWARKAKAGDQLPQKLVFQSILRTFATSWLFFWTSTIILHYMLCIFFHKWGPLVAGVDMKWSFLWIAASLGGLLALRLRKAYATFVFGVVFLGFIILAGIM, encoded by the coding sequence ATTTTTTCGCTCTTCCGCTTTACTTTTAATCCCGGACTGCTTGAGCGGCCACTGGTGGTCGGAGCCCTTTGGGGAGCTGTTACCGGAGATGTGGCCACAAGCCTTAAGATAGCTGTTTTTTTCGAGCTTTTCTGGTTGGATAACATTCCTGCCGGAACATACATTCCACCACATATTCTTGCCCCTACATTTGCCGCGTTGGCTCTGACTACCTCTTTTGCCTTTACCGAAGCCCGGCAGGTTATGGTCATTCTGCTGGCCTGTCTGCCTCTTGCCCGGATAGGAGCTTGGCTCGATTCCTCGCTCAGACAGTGGCATAATCGTGGCCATAATAGACTGATCGGTTGGGCTAGAAAGGCAAAGGCCGGAGATCAACTCCCGCAAAAGCTGGTTTTTCAATCTATTTTGAGAACTTTTGCCACTTCTTGGCTTTTTTTCTGGACAAGCACCATCATCCTTCATTATATGCTTTGTATATTTTTTCACAAATGGGGGCCGTTGGTCGCCGGAGTGGATATGAAATGGTCTTTTTTATGGATAGCGGCTAGTCTTGGGGGCCTTCTGGCTCTTAGATTGCGCAAAGCTTATGCCACTTTTGTCTTCGGAGTGGTTTTTTTGGGCTTTATTATCCTTGCCGGGATCATGTAG
- a CDS encoding manganese-dependent inorganic pyrophosphatase, protein MAIIAVGHKNPDTDTIASAIAIADLWSKAKEETKAVAQGEIAPETAFVLEKFGCAAPEIVTDATDQKVILVDHSDLSQSMDNLDKGEVVAVVDHHKLGDVTTPNPLEMWVWPVGCTGTVINAMYKFYNVEVPKNIAGVLLCAILSDTVMFKSVTCTEADKEAVAELAKIAGVEDVMALGMEMFNVKSAVAGATMNELIFRDYKDFDMSGNKVGIGQLEVVDLSVFNDIKDDLYAELEKVKADGRHSCFLLLTDIMKEGSEMLIVSDDPSVVEKAFGVAPEGTKVYLDGVMSRKKQVVPNFEKAFSA, encoded by the coding sequence ATGGCTATTATCGCAGTAGGACACAAAAACCCCGATACCGATACCATTGCATCCGCAATCGCAATTGCAGACCTGTGGTCCAAGGCTAAAGAAGAAACCAAAGCTGTTGCACAGGGCGAAATTGCTCCTGAAACTGCATTCGTTCTCGAAAAGTTCGGTTGCGCTGCTCCCGAAATCGTAACTGATGCTACCGATCAGAAAGTCATCCTCGTTGACCACTCCGACCTCTCTCAGAGCATGGACAACCTCGACAAGGGTGAAGTTGTTGCAGTAGTTGACCACCACAAACTCGGTGATGTTACTACCCCCAACCCCCTCGAAATGTGGGTATGGCCTGTTGGCTGCACCGGTACCGTTATCAACGCAATGTACAAATTCTACAATGTAGAAGTTCCCAAAAACATTGCTGGCGTACTCCTCTGTGCTATCCTCTCCGACACCGTTATGTTCAAGTCCGTAACCTGCACCGAAGCTGACAAAGAAGCTGTTGCAGAACTGGCTAAAATTGCAGGTGTTGAAGATGTTATGGCTCTCGGAATGGAAATGTTCAACGTTAAGTCTGCTGTTGCCGGCGCAACCATGAACGAACTCATTTTCCGTGACTACAAAGATTTCGATATGTCCGGCAACAAAGTTGGCATCGGCCAGCTCGAAGTTGTAGACCTGTCCGTTTTCAATGACATCAAAGATGACCTCTACGCTGAACTTGAAAAAGTTAAAGCTGACGGCCGTCACAGCTGCTTCCTGCTGCTTACCGACATCATGAAAGAAGGTTCCGAAATGCTCATCGTTTCTGACGATCCTTCCGTTGTTGAAAAAGCATTCGGCGTTGCTCCTGAAGGTACCAAAGTATACCTCGATGGCGTAATGTCCCGCAAAAAGCAGGTTGTACCTAACTTCGAGAAAGCTTTCTCCGCATAA
- a CDS encoding MoaD/ThiS family protein, with product MKVTLLCYATFSVKSPENSEAFPISKGETVSDVLERIGIPIEEVKIVFINGVSSKFETELHDGDRVGVFPAVGGG from the coding sequence ATGAAAGTTACCTTGCTCTGTTACGCCACTTTTTCTGTTAAAAGTCCCGAGAACTCCGAGGCCTTTCCCATTTCAAAGGGAGAAACGGTTTCAGATGTGCTTGAGAGGATCGGAATTCCAATTGAGGAGGTTAAGATCGTTTTTATTAACGGTGTGTCCTCAAAGTTTGAAACAGAGCTTCATGATGGCGACCGGGTTGGAGTTTTTCCGGCAGTTGGGGGCGGTTGA